Proteins encoded in a region of the Streptomyces akebiae genome:
- a CDS encoding 8-oxoguanine deaminase, whose translation MAATQRLVIENAAIATVDARDTEYASGHVVVADNVIESVGEGRAPEGLTDVVRRIDATGHLVTPGLVNTHHHFYQWITRGLATDHNLFDWLVALYPTWARIDERMTYAAAQGSLGMMARGGVTTAMDHHYVFPKGSGDLSGSIIRAARETGVRFTLARGSMDRSEKDGGLPPDFAVETLEGALAATEETVKRHHDASFGAMTQVAVAPCSPFSVSTELLRQGAELARRLGVRLHTHGSETVEEEKFCHELFGMGPTDYFESTGWLGEDVWMAHCVHMNDSDIDAFARTKTGVAHCPSSNARLAAGIARVPDMLAAGVPVGLGVDGTASNESGELHTELRNALLVNRLGAHREAALNVRQALRLGTFGGAQVLGRAQEIGSLEPGKLADLVLWKLDTLAHASIADPVAALVLGAAAPVTASFVNGRQIVENGRLLHVDEDAIARSTREEARRLARIAAEA comes from the coding sequence ATGGCAGCAACCCAGCGTCTCGTCATCGAGAACGCGGCGATCGCGACCGTGGACGCGCGGGACACCGAGTACGCGTCCGGTCATGTGGTCGTGGCGGACAACGTCATCGAGTCGGTCGGCGAGGGCCGCGCCCCCGAGGGCCTGACGGACGTCGTACGCCGGATCGACGCCACCGGCCACCTGGTCACACCCGGCCTGGTCAACACCCACCACCACTTCTACCAGTGGATCACCCGGGGCCTCGCCACCGACCACAACCTCTTCGACTGGCTCGTCGCGCTCTATCCGACCTGGGCGCGCATCGACGAGCGCATGACGTACGCGGCGGCCCAGGGCTCGCTCGGCATGATGGCCCGCGGCGGCGTGACCACGGCCATGGACCACCACTACGTCTTCCCGAAGGGCTCCGGCGACCTGTCGGGCTCGATCATCCGGGCGGCACGCGAGACGGGCGTCCGCTTCACGCTCGCCCGTGGCTCGATGGACCGCAGCGAGAAGGACGGCGGCCTCCCGCCGGACTTCGCGGTCGAGACTCTGGAGGGCGCGCTCGCCGCCACCGAGGAGACAGTGAAGCGGCACCACGACGCCTCCTTCGGCGCGATGACCCAGGTCGCCGTCGCCCCCTGCTCGCCGTTCTCGGTCTCCACCGAACTGCTGCGCCAGGGAGCCGAGTTGGCCCGTCGCCTCGGGGTGCGGCTGCACACCCACGGCTCGGAGACGGTGGAGGAGGAGAAGTTCTGCCACGAGCTGTTCGGCATGGGCCCGACCGACTACTTCGAGTCCACGGGCTGGCTCGGCGAGGACGTGTGGATGGCCCACTGCGTCCACATGAACGACTCCGACATCGACGCCTTCGCCCGTACGAAGACGGGCGTCGCCCACTGCCCGTCGTCCAACGCCCGGCTGGCGGCGGGCATCGCCCGGGTCCCGGACATGCTGGCGGCCGGCGTCCCGGTCGGCCTCGGCGTCGACGGCACGGCGTCCAACGAGTCCGGCGAACTCCACACCGAACTGCGCAACGCCCTCCTCGTCAACCGCCTCGGCGCCCACCGCGAGGCCGCCCTCAACGTCCGCCAGGCGCTCCGGCTCGGCACGTTCGGCGGTGCCCAGGTCCTGGGCAGGGCACAGGAGATCGGCTCCCTGGAGCCCGGCAAGCTCGCCGACCTGGTCCTCTGGAAGCTCGACACCCTCGCCCACGCGTCTATCGCCGACCCGGTGGCCGCCCTGGTTCTCGGTGCGGCGGCCCCGGTGACGGCGTCGTTCGTGAACGGCCGGCAGATCGTGGAGAACGGTCGCCTGCTGCATGTCGACGAGGACGCGATCGCCCGCTCGACGAGGGAGGAGGCGCGGCGGCTGGCGCGGATCGCCGCCGAGGCCTGA